The following is a genomic window from Elusimicrobiota bacterium.
TGCAGGAGCAGCAGCGCGCAAAGGAGATCGCCGCGCTGACCGCCGCGCCTCAAGCGGAGCAGGAAGACGGCGTACAGGGGGAGCCAGAACAGCAAGATCTTCTGCAGGGAGCCGATGGTGGCTTTGACGAGAGCGTAAGAGTCCAGCATGAACAGGATGCCGGAAGCGAACGAGACGGCCCGGGATGCGAAGAGCTCCCGGGCCAGGAGGTACATCGCGAAGCCGTTGAGCGCAAGGAAGACCATCTTCGCCAGGTTGTAGGTCCCGAACGGCCCCGGAGCGAATCGGAGCAGGGCGGCGAGATAGAGATGCAGGGAGTGTCGTTCGCGGGGGCCGAATGTCTGGCCGAAGGGGAAATTGGACCGGTCCGTGACGAACCAGCGGAGGTAATGGCCGTCGCGCATGCTGGCCGACATGAGCTCGGTCCAGAAGACCTCTCCCTGCACGTTGGAATGGGCCGGAAGTCCGATCACCCGATCGCCCAGGTGCCGGATCGCCGGGAATGTGACCGCGCACGAAACGAGGAGGAAGCCCAGGAGGGGGAGCAGCGCGCGTGAAAGGCCGGCCCAAGAGCGGCCCAGCGCAGTGTCCCGCATCATCGTTTGGAGGATGTCGAGATGAAGCTGGCGATGCCGCCCAGACGCGGGATGAGCATGGGGACTTGGCGACGGTATTCCAGGTACTCGGCTCCGAACCGCTCGACGCAGCCCGCTTCCTGGATGTATCGGTTGTAGAACACGGACCAGGTCAGGAGCAGGGGGATGACCAAGAAGGTGAATGTGCACGAGCCCGAGAGGCAGCCGAGGCCGACGATCCCCGACAGCTTCCCGATCACCGAAGGGTGCCGCACCAGCGAGTAGGGCCCGGTCTTGACCAGCCTCTTGGGCCCCCCGTACTGGGGGCAGGGGCTGCCTTCGCCCACGAAGACCAGGTAGGTGTAGGCGTTCCAGATGAGGGCCCCGCCGGCCAGTGTCAATACGATGAAGAGCAGGATGCTCCAAGGGGGGGAGACGAAGGGTGCCCAGCCGAGCAGGCGGTCGGCCTTGCGGGCCAGGACCAGGACGCCCAGCACCGCGGGCACGCAGACGCAGAAGAACACCGCCATGTCGACGGTGAACTCCTTCCTGGGCAGGACCCGCAGCATGTCGCGGAACGTCACGCCGCCCATCAGATCCTCCCCGCCGGGTCGCGCATGAATTCGATCTGCAGGAGCGCCAAGCCCCCGGCGATCGTCCGCTTGAGCTCGGCGAGGCTGTGGAAGCCGAAAAGATTCTTGATGATCTTGCCGGGCCTGAAGTAGAACCTCCGATGCGCGCGCTGCAGCAGCGCGGCCAGCTCCTTCTTTGAAAGATGCTCTTCCCAGCAGGTGGGGAGCCGGCGCTCCGGCGAAGGCCGGCGGATGAACTCCTCCCAGGCGCCCTTGGGCAGCACGCCCGAACGCACCCCGTCCTCGTAGGCCGCGGTGTCCGGATACGGCGAGAAGATCGCGAAGACGGCATAGTCGGCCGCCAGCCTGCGGGCGAACTCGATGGTCCGCTCCACCTCAGCCCGGGTCTTCTCGTGAGGGCAGCCGAGCATGAAGAACCCGATGGTGCGTATGCCGAACCTCTTGGTCTGGGCGAAGGTGGCTTCGATCTGCTCGACGGTCAGCTTCTTGTTCAGCCGCCGCAGGCCTTCGTCGGTCCCGGTCTCGACGCCGTAGTGGATCTTGGTGCAGCCCGCGCTCTTGACCGTCGCCAGCAGCTCCTCCGTGATCTGGTCGCACCGGGCCTTGAAGCCCCATTTGACCCGCAGGCCCCTCCTCAGGATCTCCTGCGCGATGTCCAGCACGCGCCGCGCGGTGACGTTGAAGGTGTCGTCGAGGAAGAAGATCTCCTCGATGCCCATGGACGCGCACTCCGCGATCTCGTCGACGATGTTCCTCGTCGAACGCGGCCGGTAATGCGCGTAGGTGTCGCAGAACGTGCACCTCTGGGGGCAGCCGCGGGCGGTGATCATGGTCGTCATGGACGAGCCTTCCGTCGCCGGGGTGAAATAGCGGCTGGGGTCGTTGCTCCTCCGGTCCGGGAACGGCAGGCTGTCGAGGTCCGCCGTCTCCGGCCGCTCCGCCGTCGCTGCGACCTCGCCCTTCTCATCCTTGGCCAGGATCCCCTTCACCGCGCGGACCTCGCCTCGTCCCTCCAACGCGTCGAGCAGTTCGCCGAGGGCCGCCTCCCCGTCCCCGGGAACGGCGAAGTCCACGCCGGGCAGGGCGATGGCTTCGGCGGGGTAGGAATGCACGTGCGGCCCGCCGAGGCAGACCCGGATGCGCGGGTCGAGCTCCTTGACCAGCCGCGCGGTCTGCGCCACGTCGACCAGGTTGTGGGTCAAGGCCGTGATGCCGACCAGCCCCGGGGCGGACGCTTGGATCCTCTCCCGCAGCCGCCCGTCATCCAGGTCCTCGGCGAGCGCGTCGACGATCTCAGCGCGGTGGGATGTGTGCCGATGCAGATACGCCTGGAGGTACATGAGCCCGAGAGGGGGGAAGAGGAAGATCTTTCGGCTGCACAATTCCGGGATGCCGGCCCAGACCTTGCTCCGGATCGAAGGATTGATCAGCAAGACTTTCATCCGTCCCCATGATAGCAAAAGGCCGCTGGACGGCGGCGCGGAGGGGTGCACCCACTGAAAGTAGGTGGGCTGGCGAAATGCCGTACAGGTCGTGGCGGCGCAGAGCGCCGCCAGGCGCGCGCCGGCGGTATCGGAAGTTCCGCCGGCACCGGCCGGACGGATTTCCTTACGGCCGGCGCCCCCGCTATTCCTCTGGGGCGCGCAACCTCATGGAAGAGTGTCCCGGAATCGTACCTGCCTGTCCGTGCTGGCTGGCCGCAAGCAGAATACCGATATGGCGCGGTTCGCTTACGTACCATCCTCCGGATGGGGTCACAGCCCTCTATTGAGGTTGCGCGCGTGAGAGGAAAGGACGCGCGCGGGTTCCGGCGCTGGGCGCCGGAACCTCCATTGTGATGGGCCTCCTTGAAGACTGCAAAAGACGGCGCCTGCGGTATCGGAGGTTCCGCCGGTGCCGGCGGGACGGATTTCCTTACCGCCGGCGCAGGTGCCTGCCGGACGAACATCCTTACGGCCGGCGACTTCGCGAGATAAAAGTGTTTATGCCACCGCCGCTTTTTTATATTTTACCGCCAGCGCTGGAGGTAATGTGACGAAAAATACATGCGCTGTCAGCACTTTCTTGTTCAGAAGTCGCCACGCTTGGCGCGACTCAACGGTCGGTGCAAATCACTTACTTATTTTTGGTGCACCCGCGCGGAGGCTCGTCATGCGGTATGGTATCATAATCCAGATGAGCCAGTTCCCGCCCGTAGCCGAGAGCATCAGGCGGATCACGAACGCCAAAGGCGCCTCGGGCTACGTCTTCGATTGGGTGATCTCTGTCGCGTGCAATTATCGCTGTCCGTACTGCTACTACGAGGGGCACTGGGACGACCTGAAGAAGCACAACCTTGCCCCGCCGTTGGAGACCGCGCTCGCGACTTGGAAGGGCATCTACGAGAAATACGGCGAGTGCTATATCCTCATCAACGGCGGCGAGCCCACCGTGTATCCCCGCTTCATGGAGCTGATGGCGGCCCTGACCCGGTGGCACCGCTGGAACTTCAATACGAACCTCACCTGGCGGCTGGACCGTTGGCGGGCGTTCGCGGAGCAGATCGAGCCCTCGCGGGGCAATATCCAGTTCAGCTTCCACCCATCCGAGGAGAAGGACATCGATGCCTTCATCGAGCGGGCGTTGGCGGTCCGCCGGCTGGGTTTCGACAATTGCGACGTCACGATCATCGCCTATCCGCCGCACCTCCGCGACCTCAAGCGGTTCTGCGGGAAGTTCAAGGCGGCCGGGATCAAGGTGAGTTCGCAGCCTTTCGTCGGGACCTGGCACGGGAAGAACTACCCCCATGACTACACCGAGGAAGAAAGCGCCTTGATCCGCATCCTGAGCGAGGAGAACGATTCCTCGCTGCGCTCCGAGCTGGACCACGCGATCGGGTCTGCGAGCCCTCTGGGAAAGCTGTGCCGGTCCGGACAATATTCCTGCCACATCAACCAGATGGGCGAGGTGTATCGTTGTACCCAGATCGACCAGTCGCCGGGTTCCCGCGAGAGGCTCGGGCATTTTTATCGCGGCTTCGAGCTGCGCCCGGGACCGACCCCCTGCCCTAAGGCCTTCTGTCAGTGCGGCGAATCGCGCTGGCTGGTGGAGCGATGCGGCTGAGCTCATGCCCATGAGCCGAACGCCGGACCGACGCGCCGTCTGGGCCTCGCGGTTGGACGCGGTCTTCCTCGCCCTCGTCGTCGCCGGGGCCGGGTTCTGGGCGTATCGGCTTTCCCGGTATAAGAGCGCGGTGCGCGCGGCGCGCGCGGGCATGCCTTTTGGCGTGGGCAGCCGGCCCGAGCCCGCGGGCCTTTCCCAAGGGCAGCTGCTCCAGCTGGGATGGATGCACGCCGGCCTCCACATCCCGGACGGCTCCTATGTGCGCCGCGACATCCGCAAGCGGCCGGGTACCCGGCGGATCGGGCTGTTCGGGTGCTCGTTCGTCGAGGGGCTCGAGTCCGGCCCTGGTTACGATCTCGGCAGTCTCCTGGAGAAGCGCTTGCGGCGGGCCGGGATGCGGGACGTCGAAGTGGTCAATTTCGGCACCTACGCATACGGCATGCATCAATCCTACCTGCTCTGGACCTATCTCGGCCGCCGCTTCGGCCTGGACCAGGCCGTGTTCTTCCCGGAGGATTTCGACCTCTGGCGGGACGACAGCTTCGTCTACGAGGACAAATACGCGGCGCTGCATGCGCGCTACGCGCTGTCCGGAGCGGGCCTCTTGCTGGTGCCTCTGCTCGGAGGCGACCCGGCCGAAGCCATGAGCCGGTATCACCGGCTGTTGACTCCTTGGAGATACGCGCGCTACGACAATCGGCCGACCCTCGCCCTGCGGGTCCTATTGCCGCCGGGCCGCAGGCGGGGGCTCAATCCCTTCTACTACTGGCCGAGGCTGCTGTGGCGCGAAGAGCTGCCGGAGACGTATGCCCGCATCTTCGCGGCGGTCGCGGCGCAGGGCGGCCGGCCCATCGTCTGGACCCATTCCGGAGAGCTCGCGGGCTTTCTCGGCGGCCGTCTGCGTTCCCTCGGCATCCCCAGCGAACTCGACGGCGCGTGGCGGGCGATGGAACGCTGCCCGGAGCTCTATCGCGCGCCCGGCGGCCATCTCGGTCCGCTGGGCAACGACCTGCAGGCGGGGCTGCTCTATGCCTTCATGGCCGGGGACGCGGGGGCGGCAGCGACCCGGATCGGACTCTCCGTGCTCGATCACCACGCCCGCGGCGGGACCTCCGGACGCCCGCTCGACCAGTTCGAGGCCCTCGCGATCGGGGTGGGGCCGCATCGTTTGGCCGGGCTGGCGGCTGCCGCCGGGAGCCAGTCGAACAGCCCGCCGCTCAAGCTCCTCTCCGGGCTCCAGGACCTGAAGGCCGCCGCCCTGGTCACGACGCCGCCCCCCGATCCGGCTCTCCTGCCCAGGCCGGCCCTGCTGGATGACGCGGCCCCGGTGGTCGCGGTGCTGGAATCGGCCGGCGGCACCGTCCGGATCCCCATGGGGCGCCTGCGCGCTCCTACGCGGGTCGTCGGCACGGTCGTGCTGGCAGCGGGCCGTTGGGACGGAAGCTGGAGCGGAGGCGGAAGCTGGTCCCTCCGCATCAGCGACGGCGACTGGTTCCGGGGCCTCAGCGTGTCCGCAGACCGGAGGGTGAGCCGCGTCCGCATCGAAGTCGCCGGAGACCCGCTTCTGGAGAGCGGCGCGCCGGGCGCCGCGCCGGCCGTGTTCCGGCCGCTCTTCGCCGAGCTGCTCAAGATCCGCGCGGCCCCCGAGGGCTACGCGGACATCGGGCAGCTGCCCCCGCGGGGGACCGTGGACCTGCTCGCCCGGCGCGAGGGCGAGTGGAGCGAGCGCTTCCCCATGTTCTCCTATGCCCTCGAGCGCCGGCGGCTGGCCCCATTCGCCACGCCGCGCGCGATCCGGTCGTCCATGGGTCAGGTCGGTACGGCGAGCTCCCGCTGATGCCCAGCGGACCGAAGCCGCCCGTGCGCAAGGCCGGCCTGGCGCTGGCTCTCGCGCTGCTCGCGGGGCTTGCGCCCGCGGCGCGGCTCGCCGCCGCCGGGAGTCTGGCCTCGTCGCGTCCCGACGACCTCTGGCCGCAGGCGGGGCCGTTCCCGGATGCCGCGAAGATCCGGACCGTCTGGCAAGGCAACGGCCAGACGGAAGTCGCCGGGCGGGCGGGCGCCGTGCCGGGTCGGTTCCCGGTGCTGGTCGTGAGCGCGAACTCGGGCGCCGCCGCGATCACCTCGTCCGGCGCGGACGGAAGCTTCGCCGCCCGATTGGTCGCCTTGCCGGGTTCTTGGGTCATCGTCAAGTACGATCCGACGGCCGCGTCGTCCACCCAGGCCCATTGGCTCCCGGCGCCGTCGGCGAACCAGGTCCTGGGCGATGCGATGTTCAAGGGGAACACCGCCCCCGGGACCTGGCTGCGCGTCGCCCCGGAGGCGCCGGCCCCGGGCCAGGGCGTGCCGTTCGACGTGAGCGGGACCGCGGGACCCGGCGGGGTCGACTTTTCCTTGACCGGCGCGATGACCGGGACATTCGAGCCGGGCGGTTCGGTGCGCGTCGAAGGCACGGCCTCGCTGTTCCCCGCCGCCGCGTCCGCGGCCGCGCTGACCGGGACGCGGCTGCGGTTCGACGCCGATCTGGGCCTGCTCTTCGACCAGCGCGGCCGCGCCCGCGTGGGGACCGGCTACTATTTCTCGAATATCCTGACGCCGACCGGCCTGCCGGTCCAGACCAAGGGGCGCGGGACCTTTTCGGCGCCGGACCTGAGCAGCGAGCCCTTGGCCGAGGGCCCGGGCGGCCGCCTGAGCGCCGCGGTCCGGTGGACGCTGCCCCTGCCGGCCGGGCTCCCGCCCGGCACCTACGCTCTTTGGATCCGAGCGCGCGCCGTGGATGGCCGCGCCGCTCCTCTCGGAGGGGATCGCCCGGGCCGCCAACTGGTCCTCACCCGGGATCTGTCCTGCCTGCCGCCGTTCGCGGTCGGCCAGCCGGCGCCGCCGCGGCTGACCTGGACCCTGCTGACCGATGTGCCGGGAGCCGACGGCAGCCGCGGCACGGTGGCGGAGGAGGACCGCGGCGACTTCGAGCTGGCGAGCAACGTCGTCACCCAGTCCCACGCGTACATCGTCCCTCGCGTCTCCAAGCGCAACGGCCAACCCCTGACCTATCGGCTCGAGCCGTACCTGCCGATGGTCGCGCAAGGCGACCGCCTGGTCCCGAATCCGCCGCCGATCCCGTTCCGGTTCCCGTCGGGCCGCCTCACGGTGCGCGTCCGCCGGCCCGACGGGAGGACCGAGACCCTGGGTCCGGCGCCTTTCACGGCCGCCCGCAGCCGGGCGCCCGCCACGTCCCGCGGCATCCCGCTCAACGGCAACGGCGGAGCCCCCGTCGACGTCTTCCAATTGACGACCGCATCGGACGTGTTCGATTACCGCTTCCCCCTCTACGGCCGCTATGAGATCGAGGTGGCCGGCGAGGTCCAGGATGCCAACGGGAATCCCTACCGGGGGGGCGGCCGCTATATCGTATTCGTGGCGGAACGGCTCGATCTGGAGCCGGCGATCCTGCCCATGACGCCGCTGCAGACCGGCGACGCGCTGAACCCCGGCCTCACCCTGCTTCCCGGCGTGCCGGCTGACGTCGAAGTCTCGGTCGCGCTGTTCCGGGACTCCGATCCGCGGCGGATCGAGCGCTGGTCCTGCAGCGGGCGGGCGAACCGGTTCGGGGTCTTCACCGCGAAGGCCGGGAGCCGGCTCCCGGTCATGACGGGGCCGGGCGAATTCGTCGTGGAATCGACAGCCCGGTACGTGGACGCGCGGGGCGTCTTATGGATGGGGGCGTCCCGCTGGGGCCAGGTCGTGGAGACCCCAGGCTCCCCGATGCTGGCGCGCGGCCGCCGCGGCAGGATCCGCATGGCGGATCCACCGGCCAGCCTCTGGTTCTTCTCCTCCCGCGCCCGGGACGGCGGCCATCTGCGCTTCCCCTACGCGTCCGGAGACGTCGCCTGGCAGGACGGCGACGACTCCATGATACCCGCCGTCACCGTGCAGGACCGCGAGGGTCTGGTCACCAAGACGCTGCGCCGGGTCTTCGCGGGCGACGTGGACGCCCGCGTCACGCTCCAGCGCGAAGGCGACTTCGAAGACCGGATCCGCGCGGACGAGCTCCCGCTTCCGCTCGTCTCCAGCGGCGTCCTGGCTGCGACGGCCGACCCGCGCGGCATCCGCGTGCACGGCTACTTCTACGCCGGGGCGCAGCGGCCCGGCGAGCGCGTCCGCGAGATCGTGTCCGACGATCAGGGCGTCCAGCAGCACGGGTATTGGTTCTTCAAGGAGCCGTATGCGATGCAGGCCGGGATAGGAGAGCAAGGCGACCTGGCCGACGACTTCAAGTTCCTGTTCGGCGGAGCGGTCTTGCGCGACGACGACGCCGGATACGGCCGCTACGGCATCTACGGCGCCCTCTGGGTCCGCCTCCCCGACGGCGACCCCCGCGGGGGCCGGGTCTTTCCGCCGTTCCAGGGCGCGCACGGCGGACCGGACGGCGGTCCCCTCATGACCCTCGGCGGCGAAGAGATCGACGGCTTCGTGGTGCCGCTGGCCGCGCGGCCGGGCACGATCCTCGAGGCGGGCGATACCTTCTCCTTCAGCGCGAGCGCGGCGCCTCCGCTCCCGGCCCAGCTCGAGGTCGTCGTGACGGGGCCGGGCGGGTTCCGGCGGCGGATCTCCGGCCGCGCCAACGCCGTGGGCTATTTCTACCGTCCGGACCAGGACTTCAGGGTCCCCAGGCCCGGCCTCTATCGCGTCTCCGTCACGGCCTCCTTCGATATGGAGACCTCGGCGGGTCCCCCGGCGCCGCCATTCCCGACGGGCACGGTCCTGGGCGCCGAAGGAGGGAGCTTCGAGGTCTATGTCGTCGAACGCGGCTCGCCCGCTCTGCGCGCGAGCCTTCCGCCTTGGAGCGCGGTCCGGGGCTCCGGTCCGGTGGCGCTGCCCGTCGAGCTCCCCGGGGGCGGGCGCGGCACCCTGCATTACACGATCGGCATGCCCGGCTTCCTCCTGAAGGCGGGCTCGCTGCCGCTGGAGGGCGGGGGCGCGACCGTGAGTTACGCGCCGCGGCTCTTGCACGGGCGCTTCCCGAACATCGATATCGGCGCGCCGGGCGACGACGGCGACGATGCCGGGAGTCTGGCGGACACCGTCTGGGTGACGATGATGGCGGAAGGAGAGGACGGGCGACGCTACGCGCGGCAGTTCACCCTGCAAGGTCCGGACCTTTATGCGCCTTAGCCTTCTCGCCGCGACGCTCCTCGCCCTCGGCGCCTGGGGCCAGGAGGCTTCCCGGTCCCTCTCGCGGACCCGCGCGCCGCAGGACCGCCCCGTCTCCTCGTCGGCGGTGGCCGTATCCCCCGACGGCAAGTGGATCGCCGCCGTGAACCCCGACAGCGGTTCGATCACGATCTTGCAGGCCCGGCCGCTCCGGGTCCTCGCCGAAGTCCCGGTGGGCCGGGATCCCCGGTCGTTGTGCTTCAGCCCGGACGCGCGCACCATCGCCGTAGCCAATCACGGCTCCTCGGATGTCTCTCTCGTCGCGCTGGGCGAGCGCAAGGAATCGCGCCGTATCCGGACGGGAGCCATGCCCTACGGCGTGGTGACGGACGGCCGGCGCCTGTTCGTCAGCGAATTCGCGATGGGGTCGGTCGCCGTCCTGGATGCCGCGTCCGGGCGGGTGACCGGGCGCGTGAAGACCGGCCCTTATCCCGCGGGTCTGGCGTTGAGCGCGGACCGGAGGAGCCTTTTCGTCACGCACTTCTTCTCGGGGCGGCTGAGCCGCGTCGAGGCGGCGACCCTCGCGGTGCAGGCCGTCGCGGAGACCGGGGACCGGGCGAACCTGTCGCAGTCCGTCGCGCTCTCTGCGGACGGCCGGCGGGCTTATCTGCCGCAGACCCTTTCCAACGCCGGCAACGCCGCGCCGACCTTCGACAACATGATCATCCCCGTCGTGAACGTCGTCGAGCTGCCCGCGATGGCGCGGCTCGGGCGCGAGCTCGTGTACCTCGCGTCGCTGCACCGCGCCGCCAACGTGCCCTCCGACGCGGTCGTGGCTCCGGACGGGAAGCATCTCTACGTCGCCAACGCGGGGAGCAACGACGTCTTCGTGATGGACCTGGCGAGCGGGAAGCTGCTCGCCGCCGTCGAGGTGGGCGCCAACCCCCGGGGGCTGGCGCCGTCTCCGGACGGGGCCCGGCTCTACGTGGACAACGGGCTGGACGGCACGCTCTCGGTCATCCGCGCCGGGAGCTACGCGGGCAGCCGCACCGCGCCGGACGAGGTCTCGCTCCACAAGCCGGTCGCGGTCGATCTGCAGCGTCCGACGACGTGCCGGTCCTGCCACGCCGAGTCCTCGGAATCCTCGACGCTCGGTCCGGATGTGCTGGTCGAGCTCGGCCATGGCAGGCTCCAGGTGGTCAATCGCACCTGGACGGTCGAGGCGACCGTGCCCCTCACCCGCATCCCGCTGCCGCCCCTCCTCCTGCAGGGCAAGAAGCTGTTCCATGCCTCGGACCGGCCGGAGCTCAGCACCGGCCGATGGATCTCGTGCGCGTCCTGCCACCCGGACGGCGCCATGGACGGGCGCACCTGGCTCCTGCCGGCCGGGCCGCGCAACACCCCGGCGCTCTTCGGGGTCGGCGAGACGCTCCCCATCCATTGGTCGGGAGACTTCGCTGACCTCTATGAGATGGAGCGGGGGATCCGCCGCTTCCTGTTCGGCCGCGGCTTCACGCTGGACCCGGAGCAGAGGCCCCTGGCGGGCCGGTCGGCCGATCTCGACGCCCTGGTCGCCTATCTGCGGTCCCTGCGGCCGCTGCCGTCGCCCTTCCCCTTGGAGCGGGAGGCGGTCGCGCGCGGCGTCGCCGCCTTCCGGGCCGCGGGCTGCGCCAAGTGCCATGCGCCGCCGACCTTCACCGACGGCAAGCTGCACGACGTCGGCACGGGCGACCCGTCGCGCGAGAAGCACGCCCGCGGCACGAGCTTCGACACGCCCACGCTGCGGGGGCTTTGGCTCACGGCGCCGTATTTCCATGACGGGAGCGCGCCGACGCTCGAAGGCGTGCTGCGGACGGGACGGGAGCACGACGTGTCGGGGCTCCTCAGCGCGGAGGAGCGCCGCGCGCTCGTGGGTTATCTGCGTACGCTGTGACGGCGGATTTCCTATAATCTCTCTTCTCGTCCCATGATCACCCTCCGCGGCGTCTCGAAGTCCTTCGGCCAACAGCTCCTCTTCCAGGACGCCTCCTTGCAGATCAACCAGGGCGACCGCTACGTGCTGGTCGGGCCCAACGGCTCCGGCAAGTCCACCCTCTTCAAGATCCTGCTGGGCGCGGAGGAGGCCGATTCCGGACAGTTCACCATCAAGCGCGGCTCGAAGGTCGGCTACCTGCCCCAGGAGAACGCCCCGGTGAGCGAGGAGACGGTGCTCGACACCGCGCTCGAGCATCACGAGGACCCGGACGGCCGCCTGACCGCCAAGGCCAAGGCCATCCTCATGGGCCTGGGCTTCCGAGTCGCCGATTTCGACAAGAAGCTCAACACCCTCAGCGGCGGCTGGGCCATGCGCGCGGCCATGGCGCGCCTGCTGATGCAGGAGCCGGACCTCATCCTCCTCGACGAACCCACCAACCATCTCGACATCGACGCCCTGTTCTGGCTGCAGAACTACCTCCAGGACTATCCGGGCGCCGTTTTCCTCATCTCCCACGACCGCGCCTTCATCAACTCGGTCTGCCGCGCCATCGTCAGCCTCCAGGACCACACCCTCAAGGTCTACCACGGGGACTATGAGTTCTACCTCAAGGAGCGCGAGGCGGAAGGCGAGCGCCTGCTCTCGGCCTGGAAGCAGCAGCAGGACGAGATCGCCAAGATGCAGGACTTCATCGACCGCAACCGCGCCCGGGTCTCCACCGCCAACCGCGCCCAGAGCATGATCAAGCGCCTGGAGAAGCTCGAGCGCATCGTGCTCCCCGTGGACGTCAAGACCGTGAGGATCCGCTTCCCCCAGCCCACCAGGACCGGCGTCCGGGTGCTGGCGCTCCAGGGCGTGCACAAGTCCTACGGCGAGGTGAAGGTCTACGACGGCCTGGATTTCGAGCTGGAGCGCGGCTGGAAGGTCGCCTTCGTCGGGCACAATGGCGCCGGCAAGTCCACCTTGCTCAAGATGCTGGCCGGGGCCATCCCCTTCGATTCCGGGGAGATGACGTCCGCCGACGGCGTGCGGGTGGGCTATTTCTCCCAGCACCGGGAGGGCCAATTCGGCGCGGGGCGCACCGTGCTGCAGGAGGCGCAGGCCTCAGGCCGCATGAACCCGGACCTCTTCGTGCGCACGGTCCTGGGGACCTTCCTGTTCCCGGGCGACACGGTCTTCAAGCCGGTGGAGGTCTTGAGCGGCGGGGAGAAGAGCCGCCTGGGACTGGTCAAGCTGCTCCTGGACCCGCCCAACGTCCTGCTCCTCGACGAGCCCACCACGCACCTCGACATGGCCAGCGTGGACGCCTTGGTCGAGGCTCTGCGCGAATTCGAGGGCACGCTCTGCTGCATCAGCCACGAC
Proteins encoded in this region:
- a CDS encoding isoprenylcysteine carboxylmethyltransferase family protein, encoding MGGVTFRDMLRVLPRKEFTVDMAVFFCVCVPAVLGVLVLARKADRLLGWAPFVSPPWSILLFIVLTLAGGALIWNAYTYLVFVGEGSPCPQYGGPKRLVKTGPYSLVRHPSVIGKLSGIVGLGCLSGSCTFTFLVIPLLLTWSVFYNRYIQEAGCVERFGAEYLEYRRQVPMLIPRLGGIASFISTSSKR
- a CDS encoding radical SAM protein; its protein translation is MKVLLINPSIRSKVWAGIPELCSRKIFLFPPLGLMYLQAYLHRHTSHRAEIVDALAEDLDDGRLRERIQASAPGLVGITALTHNLVDVAQTARLVKELDPRIRVCLGGPHVHSYPAEAIALPGVDFAVPGDGEAALGELLDALEGRGEVRAVKGILAKDEKGEVAATAERPETADLDSLPFPDRRSNDPSRYFTPATEGSSMTTMITARGCPQRCTFCDTYAHYRPRSTRNIVDEIAECASMGIEEIFFLDDTFNVTARRVLDIAQEILRRGLRVKWGFKARCDQITEELLATVKSAGCTKIHYGVETGTDEGLRRLNKKLTVEQIEATFAQTKRFGIRTIGFFMLGCPHEKTRAEVERTIEFARRLAADYAVFAIFSPYPDTAAYEDGVRSGVLPKGAWEEFIRRPSPERRLPTCWEEHLSKKELAALLQRAHRRFYFRPGKIIKNLFGFHSLAELKRTIAGGLALLQIEFMRDPAGRI
- a CDS encoding radical SAM protein — translated: MSQFPPVAESIRRITNAKGASGYVFDWVISVACNYRCPYCYYEGHWDDLKKHNLAPPLETALATWKGIYEKYGECYILINGGEPTVYPRFMELMAALTRWHRWNFNTNLTWRLDRWRAFAEQIEPSRGNIQFSFHPSEEKDIDAFIERALAVRRLGFDNCDVTIIAYPPHLRDLKRFCGKFKAAGIKVSSQPFVGTWHGKNYPHDYTEEESALIRILSEENDSSLRSELDHAIGSASPLGKLCRSGQYSCHINQMGEVYRCTQIDQSPGSRERLGHFYRGFELRPGPTPCPKAFCQCGESRWLVERCG
- a CDS encoding beta-propeller fold lactonase family protein, with product MRLSLLAATLLALGAWGQEASRSLSRTRAPQDRPVSSSAVAVSPDGKWIAAVNPDSGSITILQARPLRVLAEVPVGRDPRSLCFSPDARTIAVANHGSSDVSLVALGERKESRRIRTGAMPYGVVTDGRRLFVSEFAMGSVAVLDAASGRVTGRVKTGPYPAGLALSADRRSLFVTHFFSGRLSRVEAATLAVQAVAETGDRANLSQSVALSADGRRAYLPQTLSNAGNAAPTFDNMIIPVVNVVELPAMARLGRELVYLASLHRAANVPSDAVVAPDGKHLYVANAGSNDVFVMDLASGKLLAAVEVGANPRGLAPSPDGARLYVDNGLDGTLSVIRAGSYAGSRTAPDEVSLHKPVAVDLQRPTTCRSCHAESSESSTLGPDVLVELGHGRLQVVNRTWTVEATVPLTRIPLPPLLLQGKKLFHASDRPELSTGRWISCASCHPDGAMDGRTWLLPAGPRNTPALFGVGETLPIHWSGDFADLYEMERGIRRFLFGRGFTLDPEQRPLAGRSADLDALVAYLRSLRPLPSPFPLEREAVARGVAAFRAAGCAKCHAPPTFTDGKLHDVGTGDPSREKHARGTSFDTPTLRGLWLTAPYFHDGSAPTLEGVLRTGREHDVSGLLSAEERRALVGYLRTL
- a CDS encoding ABC-F family ATP-binding cassette domain-containing protein — its product is MITLRGVSKSFGQQLLFQDASLQINQGDRYVLVGPNGSGKSTLFKILLGAEEADSGQFTIKRGSKVGYLPQENAPVSEETVLDTALEHHEDPDGRLTAKAKAILMGLGFRVADFDKKLNTLSGGWAMRAAMARLLMQEPDLILLDEPTNHLDIDALFWLQNYLQDYPGAVFLISHDRAFINSVCRAIVSLQDHTLKVYHGDYEFYLKEREAEGERLLSAWKQQQDEIAKMQDFIDRNRARVSTANRAQSMIKRLEKLERIVLPVDVKTVRIRFPQPTRTGVRVLALQGVHKSYGEVKVYDGLDFELERGWKVAFVGHNGAGKSTLLKMLAGAIPFDSGEMTSADGVRVGYFSQHREGQFGAGRTVLQEAQASGRMNPDLFVRTVLGTFLFPGDTVFKPVEVLSGGEKSRLGLVKLLLDPPNVLLLDEPTTHLDMASVDALVEALREFEGTLCCISHDLYFLNAIADHVVHIDQGRITWYPGNYEYFKHRQARWHEENPQAVAVPKLDKRPAAKPKPPVRDDKARAKHKTKLENEVLKLHEELESLAARLSDPELYSDFAQVKAIGERMETVQADIQAKEAELDSL